A genomic window from Rhea pennata isolate bPtePen1 chromosome 30, bPtePen1.pri, whole genome shotgun sequence includes:
- the LOC134152301 gene encoding olfactory receptor 6M1-like — protein sequence MGNTTAVTEFILVGFPNSYEVEIVFFVMFLLAYLVTVLGNALIIVLVYTDCHLHSPMYYFLSNLSFTEISMTSSVVPKLLANILSEKKTISFAGCFSQFYFYFFLAATEFILFAIMSYNRYLAICDPLRYPTIMTERVCSKLVIGAWVGGLVLILPSVILRARLPYCGPNVIDHYFCDMAPLLHLACTDIWIVELNDFVVSFVLLFGSLAFTVVSYAWIILTIFRIPSAQGRQKTFATCASHFIAVSLGFGISIFVYVRPSETNSMHSNKILSVFSSIVTPLLNPFIFSLRNQQMKEAWKNALHSCLGTAKESRKP from the coding sequence ATGGGAAATACCACAGCTGTGACAGAGTTCATCCTAGTGGGATTTCCAAACAGCTATGAAGTGGAGATCGTCTTCTTTGTCATGTTTCTGCTTGCTTACTTAGTAACAGTCCTGGGAAATGCTCTTATCATTGTACTGGTCTATACAGACTGCCATCTCCATTCTCCCATGTATTACTTCCTCAGTAATTTGTCCTTCACTGAGATCTCCATGACTTCTTCTGTGGTGCCAAAACTGCTGGCAAATATCCTGTCAGAGAAGAAGACCATCTCTTTTGCTGGCTGCTTTAGTCaattctacttttatttcttcctggcTGCAACAGAGTTCATCCTCTTCGCCATCATGTCCTACAACCGGTATCTGGCAATATGCGACCCCCTGAGGTATCCCACTATCATGACAGAAAGGGTGTGCAGCAAGCTTGTCATAGGTGCATGGGTAGGTGGCTTGGTCTTGATCCTGCCGTCAGTGATCCTGAGAGCCAGGCTGCCTTACTGTGGTCCCAACGTCATCGACCATTACTTCTGTGACATGGCACCTCTTCTGCACCTTGCTTGCACAGACATCTGGATTGTTGAACTGAATGATTTTGTGGTGTCTTTTGTTCTGCTCTTTGGCTCCTTGGCATTCACTGTCGTCTCCTATGCCTGGATTATTTTGACCATATTCCGGATCCCATCTGCCCAGGGCAGGCAGAAAACATTTGCCACTTGTGCTTCTCATTTCATTGCTGTTTCTCTGGGTTTTGGCATCTCCATCTTTGTCTATGTCAGGCCTTCTGAGACAAACTCTATGCACTCCAACAAAAtcctctctgttttctccagCATTGTGACTCCTCTTTTAAATCCCTTCATATTCAGCCTACGGAATCAGCAGATGAAAGAGGCCTGGAAAAATGCTTTGCACAGCTGCCTGGGAACAGCTAAAGAGTCCAGAAAGCCATGA